In Planctomycetaceae bacterium, a single genomic region encodes these proteins:
- a CDS encoding chorismate synthase — protein sequence MYGCHVGRLFQVTVAGGSYQEGLMAVLQGVPPGMLLTEQDIYGDLLLRKPGADELSSPRKEPDLPILYTGVNAADTIEGAGNANHTNGTPLTILIPNLDRHFIHVKQYQDTNRTPRPGHASYASFAKYGPDDDAIGAGIFSGRYTCTIVAAGHVARQVLKAFGIEVFSYIREMAGVRCDQPDHAAALDSVNRYKTMRHDTDPFYQEVYVKGRIRPDMRFLEKAAVFAQIENEIDAIRAKTPNVSPKAVLDKYGVHAVVNCPDVAAAQAMLDAANKITATGDSSGGVVEVVATGVPTGLGEPVFNKLDAELGRLLGLGAVKGVEVGAGFAVKDMTGIQSNDAMQSRDGRVEFDTNQAGGITGGLASGQPIVVRLAVKPTPTIDKPQHTVDKYTLENKQLAAITRRDPTIVGRIWPVAESYTAIVLLDHLLMHLGYQAAKERIAAGGR from the coding sequence CAAGTGACTGTCGCGGGCGGATCATACCAGGAAGGCCTCATGGCTGTCCTGCAGGGCGTGCCCCCGGGGATGCTGCTGACCGAGCAGGACATTTACGGCGACCTGCTGCTGCGCAAGCCCGGCGCCGACGAGCTCTCCTCGCCGCGCAAGGAGCCGGACCTGCCGATCCTCTACACGGGCGTTAACGCCGCCGACACCATTGAAGGCGCCGGAAATGCCAATCACACCAACGGCACGCCGCTGACGATCCTGATCCCCAATCTCGATCGCCACTTCATCCACGTCAAGCAGTACCAGGACACCAACCGCACCCCGCGACCCGGCCACGCCTCCTACGCCTCCTTCGCCAAGTACGGTCCCGACGACGACGCCATCGGCGCGGGCATCTTCAGCGGGCGATACACCTGCACGATCGTGGCCGCCGGGCACGTCGCCCGACAGGTGCTCAAGGCATTCGGCATCGAGGTGTTCTCGTACATTCGCGAGATGGCCGGCGTCCGCTGCGACCAGCCCGACCACGCCGCCGCCCTCGACAGCGTCAATCGCTACAAGACGATGCGCCACGACACCGACCCGTTCTATCAGGAAGTCTACGTCAAGGGGCGCATCCGCCCGGACATGCGGTTCCTCGAAAAGGCCGCCGTCTTCGCGCAGATCGAAAACGAGATCGACGCCATCCGCGCCAAGACGCCCAACGTCTCCCCCAAGGCCGTCCTGGACAAGTACGGCGTCCACGCCGTGGTCAACTGCCCCGACGTCGCGGCCGCACAGGCCATGCTCGACGCGGCCAATAAAATCACCGCCACGGGCGATTCCTCCGGCGGCGTCGTCGAGGTCGTCGCCACCGGCGTGCCGACGGGCCTGGGCGAGCCGGTCTTCAACAAGCTCGACGCCGAACTGGGACGCTTGCTGGGTCTGGGCGCCGTCAAGGGCGTCGAGGTCGGCGCCGGTTTTGCCGTCAAGGACATGACCGGAATCCAGTCTAACGACGCGATGCAAAGCCGCGACGGGCGGGTCGAGTTCGACACCAACCAGGCCGGCGGCATCACCGGCGGCCTGGCCAGCGGCCAGCCGATCGTCGTGCGATTGGCGGTCAAGCCCACGCCCACCATCGACAAGCCCCAGCACACCGTCGACAAGTACACGCTGGAGAACAAGCAGCTCGCGGCCATCACGCGCCGCGACCCCACCATCGTCGGGCGCATCTGGCCGGTGGCCGAGAGCTACACGGCCATCGTGCTGCTGGACCACCTGCTGATGCACCTGGGGTACCAGGCGGCCAAAGAGCGCATCGCCGCCGGCGGGCGGTAA
- the can gene encoding carbonate dehydratase → MPTLDHLFANNRRWAADMESREPGFFAQLAAQQKPQYLWIGCSDSRVPANEIVGLRSGELFVHRNVANLVIHTDLNCLSVLQYAVDVLRVGHVIVCGHYHCGGLEAALSAKSHGLIDNWLGHIRDLYEQHEAALSAIADPVQRNRRFCELNIAHQVRNVCRTTVVQDARRRGQTVRVHGWVYDIRDGLLHDLAID, encoded by the coding sequence ATGCCGACGCTGGACCACCTGTTCGCCAACAACCGCCGCTGGGCGGCCGACATGGAGTCGCGCGAACCGGGATTTTTCGCCCAGCTGGCGGCCCAGCAGAAGCCCCAGTACCTGTGGATCGGCTGCAGCGACAGCCGCGTACCAGCCAACGAGATCGTGGGTCTGCGTTCGGGCGAGTTGTTCGTGCATCGCAACGTGGCCAATCTGGTGATCCACACGGACCTGAACTGCCTGTCGGTTCTGCAGTATGCCGTGGACGTGCTGCGCGTGGGGCATGTGATCGTCTGCGGGCATTACCACTGCGGCGGTCTGGAGGCGGCGCTGTCGGCGAAGTCGCACGGCCTCATCGACAACTGGCTGGGGCACATCCGCGACCTTTACGAGCAGCACGAGGCGGCGCTGTCAGCTATCGCCGACCCGGTGCAGCGCAACCGCCGCTTCTGCGAGCTGAACATCGCCCACCAGGTGCGCAACGTCTGCCGCACCACGGTAGTGCAAGACGCCCGCCGGCGCGGCCAGACCGTGCGCGTGCATGGCTGGGTGTACGACATCCGCGACGGACTGCTGCACGATTTGGCTATTGATTGA